A segment of the Superficieibacter sp. HKU1 genome:
ATCAGGATATTATTCGCCCGCTAACGCTCAGCCTTCTGCACTTATGCCGCAAGGTCGTGAATGCAACCCCTGACCGGACCCAGTCGCGACCGATATTCCTTTATCAGAGCATCTGTAACTGGTTACAGGATAATTATGCCGAGCCGCTGACGCGGACCAGCGTGGCGACATTTTTTAATATCTCGCCAAATCACCTTTCCCGGCTGTTCAGCGAGCAGGGAACAATGAGCTTTGTTGATTATGTGCGCTGGGTGCGGATGGCGAAGGCGCGCATTATGTTGCAGAAGTATCAGTTTACCGTCGGGGATGTGGCACGCCGCTGTGGTTATCCGGACAGCGACTATTTTTGCCGACTATTCCGGCGTCAGTTTGGGCTGACGCCGGGGGAGTATCAGACGCGTTTCCAGTGAAGGTCAGAACGTCAGCTCTGCGTTGAGCAGATCAAGAATGCCCTGCGCATCGCGAGCCGAGAACAGCGATTCGCGAAAACCTTTGTTCACCAGCTTACGCGCCAGTTGGGAAAACACTTTAACGTGGTTGATCGCCTCGTGTTCGCCCAGCGTCAGCATAATGACCAGTTCGACCTCGCCCATTTCCGATTCCCAGTCTATCGGGGACGGGAGGCGGGCGATGCTGATACTGGAGTGGCGGATCCAGGGTGATTTGGTGTGCGGTATCGCCACGCCAAAGCCGACGCCGGTGGTCACGATCTCTTCGCGCTGCCAGATATCCTCTTCCAGCTCCACCGGGCGATCGGTACGTCCGTTGACCGCCAGATTGCCGCACAGATACTGGATCACCTGCTCCTTGCGGGTGAGGTTATCCACAAAGCAGATATTTTCCAGCGCCAGTAGCGGGCGGGCATCCTCCTGCGGGGTGAACTCCATCAGCAGCGCTTCTATTTCGTCCGCGCTGCGACATTCGCAGGCTTTATCGGCCAGTTCGCGGCAGCTCTGGCTATCAAGCTGGCGCAGCAGGCTTTTGATCGCCGGAATGCGCGGACCGCTCATGCTGAGTTCATCCAGCGCCATGCCCAGCAGCAGCGGCAGATAACGCTGTTCGCCGCCCAGTTCACCGCAGATACCGACCCACTTACCGTGGCGATGAGCCACGCTGACAATCTGGCGCAGCATGCGCAGGAAAGAGGGCGTAATGGGATTGTACAGCGGCGAGACGCGCGGGTTATTACGATCCACGGCATAAAGATACTGCGTCATATCGTTAGAGCCGATGCTGAAGAAATCCACCTCATCGCAGAAATGGTCGATGATATAGCACACCGACGGCACCTCAACCATGATCCCCAGCGGGAGGGTGGCGGCAAAGCGTAGCCCCTGTGACTGGAGTTGGGTGCGCACCCGCTCCAGCTCCTGTTTCACCCACAGGATCTGATCCAGGCTGTGTACCATCGGGATCATCAACAGCGCATTGCCAAACGCCCCGGCGCGTAAAATCGCCCGTAGCTGAGTGCGAAACAGATCGGCAAATTCCGGGTAAATACGCACCGCGCGATAGCCGAGAAAGGGATTTTCTTCCTGCGGAATATTGAGATAGGGTAGCGGCTTGTCACCGCCGATATCCATGGTGCGGAAAATAACCGGCTTGCCTTCTGCGGCCAGCAGGACTTGCTGATAGGCTTCAAACTGCTCCTGCTCATCCGGCGCGCGATCCCGATCCATGTACAGCATTTCGCTGCGGAACAGGCCGATGCCTTCCGCCCCCAGAGAAAACGCCCCCGGTGCCTCCAGCGCGCTGCCGATATTGGCAGCGACTTCCAGACTTTTGCCGTCCCGCGACAGCGCCGGTAAGGCGGCGGCCTGCGCCTGCTGGTGAGCCTGTTTATCGGCAAGCTGGCGGGCGATAGCGTAATAGCCTTTGATTGCCTCGTCTGGTGTCATCACCAGTACCCCGCACTGGCCGTCGAGTACGGCCTCGCGGTTTACCAGCGGCGCAAGCTGAGCCACGCTAATGCCGCTCAGCACCGGCACTGAGGAGGCGCGTGCGAGAATTAAGGTGTGCGAGGTGCGCCCGGTTTTCTCCAGAATCATGCCCTTAAGCTGGCTAAGATCGAGACTCAGAAACTGGCTTGGGGTGAGATCTTCGGCGATCAGTAGCGTCGGCCGGGTGAGAGTGCGGGCAACGTCTTTGCGCAGATCCGGCCAGGTAATATGCAGAAGCTGCTCGCTTATGTCGCGGATATCACTGACCCGCTCACGTAAATATTCACTGCTGGAGGCGGAGAGTTTTTCGCTGATCTGTTCCATGTTGGCGATGATCGCCGCCGCCAGCCCCAGCTTACTTTCCCGCATCAGACGGCGGATGTTGCTGGCAAACTCATCATCCTGAATTAAGGATAAATGGGCGCTGACGATGGTTTTACTCTCCCCACCGAGCACCTGAAGCTGCTGGTTAAACTGCTCGGCGAGCGCGGCAAGGCTGTGTTCAAGACGGGTATTATCTTCCGGGCTGGCGGCGATGGTGCGATAGCACTCAAGACTGTCACTGTGCCACAGCGTCAACATGCCGCTACCGATACCGGCGGCCAGCACGGTGCCCGCCAGCAGATCCGGGTTCAGGCGGGAAAGCGAGCGGGGCAGCGGCTGGTTTACCGGGACGGAATTGAGCGGCTGTTCGCTGTCGCTGTCGATAAAACGGTGCTCAAGATAATGTTCCAGCGCACGCCGCGCCTGTTCTTCGTCGCTACCGCTAATCTCCAGGCTACAGCTGTCGTTAAACAGCGTGCCGGTGCCGATCAGCGCCAGCGAGCTTTTGGCATCCGCCTGACTGTTGAGGCGGTGATTAATAAAACGGATATCGCTGTGCCACTGGCTGCACTGCTCTTTCAGCTCCCAGGCGGGGCGGGCGTGCAGCCCGTTGGGTAACGGGCAGAGAAACGGAATGGTTAACATAACGGCTCCTGTAAACGCAGAATCAGCATCTGAAATCCGTCAGATGAGCTACGGTTTCGGCGTTTGTGTGGGTTAACATCGCCACCAGAAGCTGGTGGGTAAGGGCTATATCATTTGCGTCGGCAATGGAGGCGGCGCAGTGGCCGTGGCGCGTTGGCGGTCCAATGACCACGGTCGGAATTCCGGTGCCGCTAAGATGCACCGCGCCGCCATCGGTGCCGCCGTTGCTGAACATATCGATCTGAAGCGGAATATCGTTGCTGGCTGCGAGATCTTCCACCCAGGCGGTCAGTTTTGGCGGAGCCATCATCGACTTGTCGTGGATCACCAGCATCGGCCCCGCGCCGGTCTGGCGGTGGTTATCGTGGCCGTAATCGAAGTTTTTTGCCCAGCAGGCGGTGTCGAGGACAATCGCCAGATCGGGGTTAACTTTGCGCGTGGCGGTGTGTCCGCCGCGCAGTCCCACTTCCTCGCTGGAGCTGGCGACCAGCCAGATCTCCGCGTCGAGCGGCGTCTGGTGCAGTTCGCGCAGCAGTGAGATCAGCAGATAGCAGCCGAGCCGGTCGTCAAAGGCTTTGCCCATTACCTGGTTACGCGGCAGCTCAGCAAACGCAGTGGCAAAAGTCACACGATCGCCGGGCGCAATGCCGGCCTCCTCTACCTCTTTCGCGCTGCGTGCGCCAATATCGACGCGCAGTTTGCCCACCTCGTTACCCTGGCGTTCACCCTCCAGCAGGCCGCTGATTTTGTCGCCTTTGCGGGTGGTAATCCGCACCGTTTGCAGCTCGCGCGCCGCCATCCGGACGTTGCCGATGGGCAGGACGTCAATCCCGCCCGTACTGGTAATACTGCGCACGATAAAGCCCACTTCATCCATATGCGCGCAGACCATGATTTTCGGGCCGCGGCTTTCATTAAGCCGAATAAGCACCGAACCCAGGCCGTCAAACAGCACGGGCTTGCCGAAGTTATCGGCTTCATTGAGGATAATCTGCCGGACTTCCTGCTCGGCGGCGGCAATGGCATCCGCCTCGCATAATGCCTTGAGTAATGCTACATCCATGATCCTTCTCCTGTCGCCAGCAGCGTTTTGGGCAGGGTATAAAGCACTTCCGCCCCGTCAGCCGTGACCAGTACAACATCTTCAATACGCACGCCGCCCTGGCCCTCAAGATAAATTCCCGGTTCCACCGTCAGCAGCATGCCGGGCTGTAAAATCGTCGTGTCGGTGGGGGAGAAGCGCGGGTTTTCGTGGACGTCAATGCCGATGGCATGACCGGTGTTATGGCCGAAATTCGCGCCATAGCCCGCCTCAGCAATGACATTGCGGGCGGCGGCATCAACGTCACAACAACGAACGCCGGGACGGATGGCCGCGATGGCCGCCAGTTGCGCGGTGAGCACGGTGTCATAGACACTCCACAGCGGCATTTTTTCCGGGGCAGGATCGCGCCCTGTCACCAGAAACGTTCGCGTCATGTCAGAACAATACCCCTGGTATTGGGCACCAAAATCCAGCGTCACCAGCTCACCCGCCACGATAACCTTCTCAGAGGCTTTACCGTGCGGCAGCGCGCCGCGCGGGCCGCTGGCAACGATGGTATCAAAGGAGGGTTTTTCCGCTCCCTGTTGTTTCATAAACCATTCCAGTTCCGCGGCTACTTCACGCTCGCGCATTCCCGGCTGGATAAAGCGGCGGATATGCGCCGCGCTGATATCCGCAATGCGGCAGGCTTCGCGGATAATGGCGATCTCCTGCGGCGTTTTGATTTGCCGCAGCGCATCCAGCGACACGGCCACCAGCGTGGCGTTGAGCTGCGTCTGCCAGTCGCTGCCGGTTTGCCAGCTCACCTGTTCCCCCTCAAAGCCAATTCGCCGCAGGCTTTCGCTGGCGGCGATCGCGTTGACAATCGCCGCCATCGGCTTCTGGCTTTCCAGCAGGTAAAGCTGGTAGCCGCTGGTCTGCTCTGCCACCTGGGCATAGTAGCGAAAATCCACCAGAATATGCGCCGTCTGCCGGGTGACCAGCACATAGCCTGAGCCGGTGGCAAAACCAAAATGCGGCTGCTTGTTTTGCCGTGATGAAATCAGTACCGCATCCAGTTGCTGTTGATCGAGCCAGTCGCGAAGCGTAGCCAGCAGCGTCATGATGTATCTCCTTATCTTACAGCGAGTCGATCAGCAGCTTGCCTTTGCGGTACTGCATGTTGCGCAGGAATAGCACCATCAGCGCGGTGATCACTGCCCCCAGCACAATGCCAAACATATAGACGCCAAGATTGCTCACCAGCGGCCAGGCCCAGATTGCGGATTCCGGGAACCACTGCACGGCACCGAGCCATACCGCGGTAGTGGAGCCGACGATGGCACCCACCATATAGGACGGGATCGCGGTGATCGGGCTTTCCAGCGCGAAAGGTATCGCCCCTTCACTGATCCCCATAAACGCGAGGAACATCGCGGTTTTACCCTGCGGATAAAGCTGGGCGTTGAACAGGCGTTTGCCGGTCAGACGACGGTCGAGAATGGTGGCCAGACCCAGACCAATCGGCGGGATCACAATGGCGATTGAGCGTGCGGTAACCGGCAGTACATGGTCCGTGGTAAAGCTAAAGGCAACAAACCCGGCCGCCTTGTTAATCGGGCCGCCAAGGTCGATGGCCGTCGCCGCAGAAATACCGGCAGCATACATCAGCACGCCTCGCTCACCTGCCGCGGTCAATAGCGTGCGGATGCCGCCGTTGATCCAGCCGCCAAACGGGGTGATAACGTAATACATCGCCAGCATGACAAAAATAGCGGAGAGGATCGGCAGCAGAAAGGTCGTTTTAAAGGCCAGCAGGAAGTCCGGCATCTGGATTTTCTGGTTCATCCACTTCACCAGATAGCCTGCCACGATGGAAATAATCAGCGCGCCGATGAAGGTCGACGGCACGGGCGCAGTAGTTACCCACTGTAGCGATGAGGGATCGAAATTCAGCACCTGCGTCGGCTGGGTGGACATCAGGCCGCCGATAAATCCGGCCGGGAAAGCCAGTTTGCCACCGATGGAGTTAGCGACAAACGCCGCAAACATCGGGATGGCGAAACCAAACAGCACGCCGCCAAACGACTGCGACAGCCAGGCAAACTTTAATAATGAGAGATCAAAGCCAGTAAATTTACCGGAATTGAGCGCATCCATAATGCCGGTATCGGCGGGAATATGTAGCCAGCTGTAAGCAATAAGCTGCGAAAAAGCGAGGATCACCCCACCCATAATCAGGGTGGGGACCATCCGCGAAATACCGGACATCACGTGTTGTGGCAACTCGCCCCAGAAGCTATTGCGGGTGGCCGGGGAATTTTTTACCACGGCAGCCCCGGATGTGCCGGGGACGACCGTGGCGCTGCGTTTTTTAATGGCCATAAGAGGTATCCCTGAAAACAGTTATTGTTGTTCGGCGGCAATCAACTCTTCGATTTCTTTGATGATGCCCGCTGCATTTTTGATCGCGTCCTGAAGGGTAATTTCATAAACATCACGGGTCTCAAAACGTTCGTTGTCTTCGGGAGTTACCGCCACGGAATGGATGATGATATCGGCCCCGGCGATATCCTGTGCAGTAAGGCGATTCTGAATACCGTCCGCGCCCTGGGTTTCAATTTTGATTTCGTCGTAACCCGCTTCCTGTGCGGCTTCTTCAAGCGCCTGGGCGGCCATAAAGGTATGAGCAAGGCCCATTGGACAAGCGCAAAGTGCAATAAATTTCTTAGCCATGATGAACTCCTTTTAGTAAAGACTGAGCGGATTATGGTCAGGAAAAAGGAGGGGAGTTAGCAGATAAATGATGCATTCACTGGACAATTGATGCACTGAATCCGAAATGTGACGCGCATCCGCTTATAAGTAAACGGAATGTCAAAACCCGCCGCGCAGCGCGTCAGCGGGATGAGAATTAATAGCCAACCGCGTCGAGAACGAACGATTTGCTACAGTTGCCGGGATGCGGCTGGGGCAGAAACGAGGTGGCAGCGAGCGGGGCATTAATGGCGGACGATTTAATTGAGATTTGCATTTCCGTCAGGTAAGCCGGATTACCGTTACAGGTGAGCTTAAAGGCGTTGACGTTACCGGCCCCAAACGTCCGGGCAATGGCGGCGTTAAATGCCGCACGGTCGACCATTTTGCCATAGTTTTCGGCGATAAATTGCCCCAGCGCGCTTTGCCTGACGTCCTGATTAAGGCGCACCATCGTGCCGACCCAGGCATCAGGATCGAAGCCGAAGCAGACGCCGTGTTTAGCATATTCATAGCGCTCAAGGCAGGACGTGCCCCCGGCCCCCGGCATCACGCCATTCAGTTTGTCTGCCATTTCCAGCGAGATGCCGGTTTCCGCTGCCTGACACTTACGATTGGCTCGCGCTTCCGGCATGTCAGGAACGGGCCGTGAGGCGCAGCCAAAGCGCATCCAGCGGCGGTCATCCACGCCGCGAGCGGCAATCGATTTGGGCAAACCGGGCCACAGGCCGTGGACGGTAAGAAACGTGGCTTTGTCGTCATTTTCTTTTTGCAAACGGCACTCGTCAGGCTCGTTACGCTGCCTGTCGTGCTGACTCTGGCAAAAGCCGGTTTGCCAGGAAAGCGCCAGTACGTAGCGGTCAAAATCGGCATAGCGGGTAGCGACAAGCGGTGTCGCACTAACGCTTACCGCGCACAGCAACGTGAGACAGGCGATAGGCTTCCTGAACATTTGTGATCCTGATGGTCTGACTGCATTAATTACTGAAGATTATTAAAGCATAAAATGAGGCGACGAGAGGCGAGGAAAGGCAAAAAGCCCGGCGAGAACCCTCGCCGGGCAAAAGATTACTGCCCCGGAAGGCCGGGAACGAGAATTTCTGTCGCAACGATAACCACAATCAGACCAACGATGACCGGTACCGAGGTGCGTTTTACGACTTCGAAAGGCGAAATTTTCGCCATCCCGGCTACCGCTACTACCACGCCGGACACTGGAGAGATGGTGCGGCCGAGATTGGAGGCCTGCAACATTGGAATCGAGAGATAGGCCGGGTTGATGCCCGACTGATGCGCCAGTTTCGGGATCATCTCCACAAAGGCGTAGAACGGCGCATTGCCTGAGCCAGTGGTCATCGCCGCCAGCATGGTCAACACCACCAGGACCAGCATCAGGATAATACTGGCCGAACCAAACGACGTGGCAATTGAAATCAGGCTTTGAATAAAGCCGATGGTGCTCAGCCCCTGCGCAAACACGCCCGCCGCGACCAGCAGCATCACCACGCCGGCAAAGGCGTCCGCCATCCCGCGCCAGGCGACATCCACCCCGGAGAACACGTTCTGAATATTAAAGCCGCGCAGGAATTCCAGCACCGCCGCCAGCAGCATACAGACAACCAGAATGGCGATGATGTGCAGTTCCGGCCCCCATTTACCGTCGAAAATCAGCACGCCGATAATCGGTGTAAACGGCAGAATGGCGTAAAACGACGGGGCGGTAGTAGTGATTTCACTAACGTCGAGCATCTCGTGGACGATTTTCTCTTTCTTGTCCAGATAGCGCTGCCAGAAGAAATGGGCAATCGCCATGCTGATAATCGCGGCGATGGAGATGGGAAGCGTGGTTTTAAAGGCAAAATCAATGAGCGGCATTTCAGCGGCCTTTGCCGCCAGTACCACGTCACCCGAGGTGGGGGAGAGGATAATCGCGGCAGGCGACGCGCAAATGGCTGCGGCGGCACCGCGGCTGATCCCGACGTTGACCATCACCGGGAACAGCGTCGCCATCAGCAGCACGCCCAGGCCGGTGGCGGACGAGACGGCGAGCGACATCAGGCAGGCGACAAAGTAGGCGGCAATCATCAAAATATACGGAGAGTTGATGTAACGCAGTGGTTTAGAGGCCAGCTTGACGACCATATCGTTGGCCCCGATATGGGTCATGTAGGCGGCGAAGCCACAAAGCATCATGATCATCATGCCGAGGTCGCCACCGCGGCTCATCAGCAGGATTTTGATATATTCGACGATGTCGGTGGCTGAATAACCCGTGCTGGGGTTAGCCGCAGGTAATATTTGATGCCCCAGAATCGCGCTGAGGATCAGCAGCAGCAGACCGCCGACGAACAGGACGCCGGTCGCGGAATAACCTTTGATGATGTATCGGGCAACGCCGACGATAACCACCACTCCGATAAGGAGTTCAATAAACGTTAACATTATTATCACCTGTGACG
Coding sequences within it:
- the ptsP gene encoding phosphoenolpyruvate--protein phosphotransferase yields the protein MLTIPFLCPLPNGLHARPAWELKEQCSQWHSDIRFINHRLNSQADAKSSLALIGTGTLFNDSCSLEISGSDEEQARRALEHYLEHRFIDSDSEQPLNSVPVNQPLPRSLSRLNPDLLAGTVLAAGIGSGMLTLWHSDSLECYRTIAASPEDNTRLEHSLAALAEQFNQQLQVLGGESKTIVSAHLSLIQDDEFASNIRRLMRESKLGLAAAIIANMEQISEKLSASSSEYLRERVSDIRDISEQLLHITWPDLRKDVARTLTRPTLLIAEDLTPSQFLSLDLSQLKGMILEKTGRTSHTLILARASSVPVLSGISVAQLAPLVNREAVLDGQCGVLVMTPDEAIKGYYAIARQLADKQAHQQAQAAALPALSRDGKSLEVAANIGSALEAPGAFSLGAEGIGLFRSEMLYMDRDRAPDEQEQFEAYQQVLLAAEGKPVIFRTMDIGGDKPLPYLNIPQEENPFLGYRAVRIYPEFADLFRTQLRAILRAGAFGNALLMIPMVHSLDQILWVKQELERVRTQLQSQGLRFAATLPLGIMVEVPSVCYIIDHFCDEVDFFSIGSNDMTQYLYAVDRNNPRVSPLYNPITPSFLRMLRQIVSVAHRHGKWVGICGELGGEQRYLPLLLGMALDELSMSGPRIPAIKSLLRQLDSQSCRELADKACECRSADEIEALLMEFTPQEDARPLLALENICFVDNLTRKEQVIQYLCGNLAVNGRTDRPVELEEDIWQREEIVTTGVGFGVAIPHTKSPWIRHSSISIARLPSPIDWESEMGEVELVIMLTLGEHEAINHVKVFSQLARKLVNKGFRESLFSARDAQGILDLLNAELTF
- the ypdE gene encoding aminopeptidase; the encoded protein is MDVALLKALCEADAIAAAEQEVRQIILNEADNFGKPVLFDGLGSVLIRLNESRGPKIMVCAHMDEVGFIVRSITSTGGIDVLPIGNVRMAARELQTVRITTRKGDKISGLLEGERQGNEVGKLRVDIGARSAKEVEEAGIAPGDRVTFATAFAELPRNQVMGKAFDDRLGCYLLISLLRELHQTPLDAEIWLVASSSEEVGLRGGHTATRKVNPDLAIVLDTACWAKNFDYGHDNHRQTGAGPMLVIHDKSMMAPPKLTAWVEDLAASNDIPLQIDMFSNGGTDGGAVHLSGTGIPTVVIGPPTRHGHCAASIADANDIALTHQLLVAMLTHTNAETVAHLTDFRC
- the ypdF gene encoding aminopeptidase gives rise to the protein MTLLATLRDWLDQQQLDAVLISSRQNKQPHFGFATGSGYVLVTRQTAHILVDFRYYAQVAEQTSGYQLYLLESQKPMAAIVNAIAASESLRRIGFEGEQVSWQTGSDWQTQLNATLVAVSLDALRQIKTPQEIAIIREACRIADISAAHIRRFIQPGMREREVAAELEWFMKQQGAEKPSFDTIVASGPRGALPHGKASEKVIVAGELVTLDFGAQYQGYCSDMTRTFLVTGRDPAPEKMPLWSVYDTVLTAQLAAIAAIRPGVRCCDVDAAARNVIAEAGYGANFGHNTGHAIGIDVHENPRFSPTDTTILQPGMLLTVEPGIYLEGQGGVRIEDVVLVTADGAEVLYTLPKTLLATGEGSWM
- a CDS encoding PTS fructose transporter subunit IIC, which translates into the protein MAIKKRSATVVPGTSGAAVVKNSPATRNSFWGELPQHVMSGISRMVPTLIMGGVILAFSQLIAYSWLHIPADTGIMDALNSGKFTGFDLSLLKFAWLSQSFGGVLFGFAIPMFAAFVANSIGGKLAFPAGFIGGLMSTQPTQVLNFDPSSLQWVTTAPVPSTFIGALIISIVAGYLVKWMNQKIQMPDFLLAFKTTFLLPILSAIFVMLAMYYVITPFGGWINGGIRTLLTAAGERGVLMYAAGISAATAIDLGGPINKAAGFVAFSFTTDHVLPVTARSIAIVIPPIGLGLATILDRRLTGKRLFNAQLYPQGKTAMFLAFMGISEGAIPFALESPITAIPSYMVGAIVGSTTAVWLGAVQWFPESAIWAWPLVSNLGVYMFGIVLGAVITALMVLFLRNMQYRKGKLLIDSL
- a CDS encoding fructose PTS transporter subunit IIB encodes the protein MAKKFIALCACPMGLAHTFMAAQALEEAAQEAGYDEIKIETQGADGIQNRLTAQDIAGADIIIHSVAVTPEDNERFETRDVYEITLQDAIKNAAGIIKEIEELIAAEQQ
- the rna gene encoding ribonuclease I gives rise to the protein MFRKPIACLTLLCAVSVSATPLVATRYADFDRYVLALSWQTGFCQSQHDRQRNEPDECRLQKENDDKATFLTVHGLWPGLPKSIAARGVDDRRWMRFGCASRPVPDMPEARANRKCQAAETGISLEMADKLNGVMPGAGGTSCLERYEYAKHGVCFGFDPDAWVGTMVRLNQDVRQSALGQFIAENYGKMVDRAAFNAAIARTFGAGNVNAFKLTCNGNPAYLTEMQISIKSSAINAPLAATSFLPQPHPGNCSKSFVLDAVGY
- the dcuC gene encoding anaerobic C4-dicarboxylate transporter DcuC; the protein is MLTFIELLIGVVVIVGVARYIIKGYSATGVLFVGGLLLLILSAILGHQILPAANPSTGYSATDIVEYIKILLMSRGGDLGMMIMMLCGFAAYMTHIGANDMVVKLASKPLRYINSPYILMIAAYFVACLMSLAVSSATGLGVLLMATLFPVMVNVGISRGAAAAICASPAAIILSPTSGDVVLAAKAAEMPLIDFAFKTTLPISIAAIISMAIAHFFWQRYLDKKEKIVHEMLDVSEITTTAPSFYAILPFTPIIGVLIFDGKWGPELHIIAILVVCMLLAAVLEFLRGFNIQNVFSGVDVAWRGMADAFAGVVMLLVAAGVFAQGLSTIGFIQSLISIATSFGSASIILMLVLVVLTMLAAMTTGSGNAPFYAFVEMIPKLAHQSGINPAYLSIPMLQASNLGRTISPVSGVVVAVAGMAKISPFEVVKRTSVPVIVGLIVVIVATEILVPGLPGQ